From a region of the Aulosira sp. FACHB-615 genome:
- the ureG gene encoding urease accessory protein UreG, producing MNAFRVGVAGPVGSGKTALVDALCKALREQYHLAVVTNDIYTQEDAQFLVRSQALASDRILGVETGGCPHTAIREDASMNLAAIEQLEERFHNLDLVFLESGGDNLAATFSPELVDLTIYVIDVAAGDKIPRKGGPGITKSDLLVINKTDLAPYVGADLNVMERDAKRMRGDKPFIFTNLKTQSGLTEVINFVCKYLV from the coding sequence ATGAACGCATTTCGAGTAGGTGTTGCAGGCCCGGTGGGTTCGGGGAAGACGGCGTTAGTGGATGCTTTATGTAAGGCGTTGCGTGAGCAGTATCATCTTGCTGTGGTGACGAATGATATTTATACTCAGGAGGATGCACAGTTTTTGGTGCGTTCTCAGGCTTTAGCAAGCGATCGCATTTTGGGTGTAGAAACTGGTGGCTGTCCCCACACGGCGATTAGAGAAGATGCTTCAATGAATTTGGCGGCAATTGAACAGTTAGAAGAACGTTTTCATAATTTAGATTTAGTCTTTTTAGAAAGTGGTGGTGATAATTTAGCTGCTACCTTTAGTCCAGAATTAGTCGATTTAACTATCTATGTGATTGATGTCGCTGCTGGCGATAAAATTCCCCGCAAAGGTGGCCCAGGAATTACCAAATCTGATTTATTAGTGATTAATAAAACTGACCTTGCGCCTTATGTCGGTGCAGATTTAAATGTGATGGAACGCGATGCAAAAAGAATGCGCGGTGATAAACCTTTTATTTTTACTAATTTAAAAACCCAATCAGGATTAACAGAGGTAATTAACTTCGTCTGTAAATATCTGGTTTAA
- a CDS encoding glycosyltransferase family 39 protein, with product MTNHKVKIFLLFNLLIPVGFFIFALTFMPIKQVFQFDSSDEGIELIKAILYLDGFSMYTQVWNDQPPLSTVILGFWLNLFGKSIYSARLLTLTYATMLVWSFSQTLRIYFGNLLAIIGTLMLIISCNFLRLSVSVMIGLPSLAMVMLSIFILSLYKQNFPHKNSQLLILLSGVLFGFSLQIKLFTAFIIPLILFDIIIFQVNKYNRQQLNWKVLLTPLLWLAACLIVSLLIAITWNSLNYEQLLQARLSEKTITAFLAKNSQILTLSFLLQDFDYLLLTILASTVIIQKKQWKNSFPVIWLVISFIVLMNHRPVWYHHYLLMSIPLTWLATYGLQLSLDFFRQNKWYSKFKLANFSQITIPYLAAVLIIFAIFVTPIKLGVILVENHKYLEQNQNHIQLVDILLKHKKYTNWLFTDYPIYAFYSGLPVPPEIAVLSHIRIESNSITAEQLISVLQMYRPEQVLLCKSQTIQQYLSNYLNQNYVQNYKNSLCTHFLLKGIP from the coding sequence ATGACCAATCATAAAGTTAAAATATTTTTATTATTTAATCTCTTGATACCTGTTGGTTTTTTTATTTTTGCTCTTACTTTTATGCCAATTAAGCAGGTATTTCAATTTGATAGCAGTGATGAAGGAATTGAATTAATTAAAGCTATTTTATATTTAGATGGCTTTTCAATGTATACACAAGTTTGGAATGACCAACCGCCTCTTTCAACAGTCATTTTAGGGTTTTGGTTGAACTTGTTTGGCAAATCAATTTATTCTGCACGGCTGTTAACTTTGACTTATGCCACAATGTTGGTCTGGTCTTTCTCACAGACGCTACGGATATATTTTGGAAATTTGCTGGCAATCATTGGCACTTTAATGTTAATAATTTCCTGCAATTTTCTGCGGTTGAGTGTTTCTGTGATGATTGGTTTACCTTCCTTAGCAATGGTCATGCTCTCAATTTTTATATTGAGTCTATATAAACAAAACTTTCCTCATAAAAACTCTCAACTTCTAATTCTGCTATCAGGTGTACTTTTCGGATTTTCTTTACAAATCAAGTTATTTACTGCTTTTATTATTCCTTTAATCCTATTTGATATAATTATTTTTCAAGTTAATAAATACAATCGCCAGCAACTAAATTGGAAAGTATTGCTAACTCCTTTACTGTGGTTGGCAGCTTGTTTAATTGTTTCTCTCCTGATTGCGATCACCTGGAATTCTCTCAATTATGAACAATTGCTGCAAGCTCGTTTATCTGAAAAAACAATCACAGCTTTTTTAGCCAAAAATAGTCAAATTCTCACCTTATCATTTCTTTTGCAAGACTTTGATTATTTACTTTTAACTATTCTGGCAAGTACAGTGATCATTCAAAAAAAACAATGGAAAAATTCTTTCCCAGTTATTTGGCTTGTTATCAGTTTTATCGTTTTAATGAATCATCGACCAGTCTGGTATCACCACTACCTTTTAATGTCTATTCCCTTGACTTGGTTAGCCACCTATGGATTACAGCTATCACTAGATTTTTTCCGTCAAAATAAGTGGTACTCTAAATTTAAACTTGCTAATTTCTCGCAAATTACCATTCCTTATTTAGCCGCAGTCTTGATTATTTTCGCAATTTTTGTCACTCCTATTAAATTAGGAGTCATTTTGGTAGAAAATCATAAATATTTAGAGCAGAATCAAAATCATATCCAACTCGTAGACATTCTCTTAAAACATAAAAAATATACTAACTGGCTGTTTACAGACTATCCAATTTATGCTTTTTATTCGGGCTTACCCGTGCCTCCAGAGATTGCTGTTTTGTCCCACATCAGGATAGAATCTAACAGCATAACGGCTGAACAACTGATCTCAGTTTTACAAATGTATCGTCCTGAGCAAGTTCTGTTATGTAAATCTCAAACTATTCAGCAATATTTAAGTAATTATCTTAATCAGAATTATGTCCAAAACTATAAAAATTCTTTATGTACTCACTTTTTATTAAAGGGAATACCATAG
- a CDS encoding replication restart DNA helicase PriA, which produces MQIVHKIYCPNCGSKAERYYISDSELTRTQCSSCDYLMISCTRTGKVIEAYAPGIQLSKR; this is translated from the coding sequence ATGCAGATAGTACACAAGATTTACTGCCCAAATTGTGGTAGTAAAGCAGAGCGTTATTACATTTCAGATAGTGAATTAACACGGACACAATGCTCAAGTTGTGATTACTTGATGATTAGTTGCACCCGTACTGGTAAAGTGATTGAAGCTTACGCCCCTGGAATTCAGTTAAGTAAAAGATAA
- the rlmN gene encoding 23S rRNA (adenine(2503)-C(2))-methyltransferase RlmN produces MSVTPSISQVDSPTTEKLAIPPLLGASVSELTAWVQQQGQPAYRGKQLHDWIYHQQVRSLADISVFPKQWRTEIADIPIGRSTIHYRKVAPDGTVKYLLQLADGQIIETVGIPADKRLTVCVSTQVGCPMACDFCATGKGGYKRNLARHEIVDQVLTVQEDFQERVSNVVFMGMGEPLLNTDNVLAALTSLNQDVGIGQRMLTVSTVGIRDRIRQFAQHHLQITLAVSLHAPNQALREQLIPSARPYPLADLLAECREYVAITGRRMTFEYILLAGVNDLPEQALELAQRLRGFQSHVNLIPYNPIQEVDYQRPSRDRIQAFVNILQQQKIAVSVRYSRGLEADAACGQLRMSKK; encoded by the coding sequence ATGTCTGTTACGCCATCCATTTCTCAAGTTGACTCACCCACCACGGAAAAATTAGCGATTCCTCCCTTACTCGGTGCTTCGGTTAGCGAGTTAACTGCTTGGGTACAGCAGCAGGGACAGCCGGCTTACCGAGGGAAACAGTTACATGATTGGATTTATCATCAGCAAGTGCGATCGCTTGCTGATATTTCTGTTTTTCCCAAACAATGGCGTACAGAAATTGCAGATATCCCTATTGGTCGTTCTACCATCCATTACCGCAAAGTTGCCCCAGATGGTACAGTCAAATATCTACTGCAACTAGCTGATGGACAGATTATCGAAACTGTAGGTATTCCCGCCGATAAGCGATTAACTGTCTGTGTTTCTACCCAAGTGGGTTGTCCGATGGCTTGTGATTTCTGTGCGACTGGTAAAGGAGGCTATAAACGCAACCTCGCCCGTCACGAAATCGTTGATCAAGTATTAACTGTCCAAGAAGATTTTCAAGAACGAGTTAGCAATGTTGTGTTCATGGGTATGGGTGAACCGTTGCTAAATACAGATAATGTTTTAGCCGCCTTGACATCGTTAAATCAAGATGTGGGTATTGGACAACGGATGCTAACTGTTTCTACAGTGGGAATCCGCGATCGCATTCGTCAATTCGCCCAACATCATTTGCAAATTACCCTGGCGGTAAGTCTCCACGCCCCTAACCAAGCCCTCAGAGAACAACTCATTCCCAGCGCCCGCCCCTATCCTTTAGCAGATTTATTGGCGGAATGTCGGGAATATGTAGCAATTACAGGCCGCCGTATGACTTTTGAATATATCTTGCTGGCTGGTGTCAACGATTTACCAGAACAGGCTTTAGAACTAGCACAACGTTTGCGGGGCTTCCAAAGTCACGTTAACTTGATTCCCTACAACCCAATTCAAGAAGTGGATTATCAACGCCCCAGCCGCGATCGCATCCAAGCTTTTGTTAACATTCTTCAACAACAAAAAATTGCTGTAAGTGTACGTTATTCTCGCGGTTTAGAAGCTGATGCTGCTTGTGGACAGTTGAGAATGAGTAAAAAGTAA